From Bdellovibrio sp. KM01:
GCCCCAAGGTTTACCTTGGAGCCTTTATTGGTTGCGGGGGCAGGATTTGAACCTACGGCCTTCGGGTTATGAGCCCGACGAGCTACCAGACTGCTCCACCCCGCGACAGTGACAAGTGAATGTCTGAGCAGTTAGTTGTAGTCACTTAACCACCCTGGGTCAATCACTCATTTGTTAATTTATGAAATGGCTCCTCGTATCATTGCCTCTAATTTGCTCATCCAAGGCGATTGTGCTCTAGTTGAAGGCATGAATTGGAAAAAACTTCTTAAAATCACAGCAATTTGCGTTTCATCCGTCATCGTCGTTTTTGGAATTTTGGGAGTATGGCTCCTAACAAAGCTTCCGGGACCTTCCCAAGTAAAACAAGTTTTGGATTCGTCAGCGAGTAAATTGGAAGAAAAAGCTCAACTTGCAGAAGCGAAACATCCAACGAAAATCGAAGACACTTATGCCGTCGAAGAAAAGCAGGCGACACAAGAGCTGTCTGCCCAAACTGAAACGAAAACTCATCATCAAACCACCAAAATGGATATGTACGTGATCTTAAACGATCTCGCTAATCCTGATGCGCCAGTTGTTTCAGCATGCCGCGATCTTGCCCGTGCCGGGGAGAGTGGTTTCTTTCCCAAGCGAACCGACAGAACCGCAGTTAAATTCCTGGATTCCATTGTTAAGCCACAAAAAGATCCCGTACTGGAATCGGTTGCTCCCTTTTTGCGATACGTGTTTCGCGCGCCGGGTGTAAAAGAGATGATTCAGCTTTCGCAAAACGCCCAAGGCGACGATAGTTTGTTTCAAAAAGCAGAGTTTTACAAAGAAGCTTACCGGGCAGCGAATTTCCTTCGCAATAACACACAAGAGATGAATCAGGTGGTCCAAAAGTCCTACAATCTGCATATGTTTGCAAAGGCCGTGGCGTTGAACCCGCAGCTTGCCAATGACAATGCAGCGATGAACTTCTGTGAGCAGATGGAAAAAAGTCTGACGGAAAATCAAAGTCTGAATGTTGAAGAGCAAGTTCAAGAAATGCAAAAATTCCTGCAAGATGCTGGTATAGACGCAAAATCAATTGGTTTCGACCCGAAATATCGTGCTCACGTCCAGTCCGAGTTTTCTAAGAACTCGCTGATGGTGACTGATAGTTGGCTGAAAGAACTGGTCAGCAAGGGTATGTTCTAAAAGGAGAACTTTTTGAAACAAGTTTTGATCACGGGCGCTTCAACAGGAATTGGATTTGATCTTACCAGAACCCTTTGTGAAAAGGGCTACAAGGTTTGGGCGGGAGTCCGCAAGCCTGAATCACTGGACAGGTTGACCGAGGATTTTGGCGGCTTACTCACGGTGCTTAAGCTTGATGTCACCAACGCGCATGATATCGAAAAGGCGTTCAAAATTGTTCAAAGCGAGATGAACAAAAATCAGGAATTGATTCTGGTAAATAACGCCGGAATTGCCTTCGGTGGGCCGATAGAGGGCCTGAGCATCGAGGAATGGAAAAAAGTATTTGATGTGAATCTTTTTGGCATGGTCGAAATGACGAGTGTCTTTTTACCACTAATTCGTCAAACCAAAGGTCGCGTGATTAATATGGGCTCCATCAGTGGGCGAGTTGCTGCGCCTTTTATGGGGCCGTACTCGACTTCCAAATTTGCAGTGAAAGCTTTTACGGACAGTTTACGTCGCGAAACGGCCCCTCTGGGGGTGCATGTATCTCTTATTGAAGCGGGCCCCATCCGTACGGAAATCTGGTCGAAATCCATTGATGCTGCAGACGAAGCTGCAAAAAAGCTTGCCCCTGAAGTACGCGAGGTTTACGGCGCAATGCTGTCCGCTCTGCGTGAAGGTGTTATCGAGACTGCAAAGGACGCAGTGCCGGTGCAAAATGTGACGATGGCGATTTTGCATGCCATTCAAAGTCGAATTCCCCGTGTTAATTATCTTGTGGGTAAAAATATCAAGCTACAGGCTGGATTTATGAAATTCATGTCCACCAAAATGGTGGACCGAGTGATTAAGAAAAGTCTGCGCTTTCATAAAAGTTAAGCGCAGACGACACAAACTATTCTTTCGTGGAAACTGTTTGTGCTTCACCTTTGTCGTTCAGTTGAACAACTTTGGTTTTGCTGACACGGATGGTGGGAATGTCACTAATACCTTCGGCCTTCATTTTTTCAATATTGAATGGAACGATTTGCTTACGAGCTTTTTTGCCAGGGTGAAGTTTCAGACCGTGAGCGCAGTTTCTGGAACAAGTGTCTTTTTTAAACTCAAGTTCAAAGCAATTCACGCAAACCATGCCCGGTTCATCACAACGTAAGCATTGAATTTTGATTTCAGATGGCTGGCCGCAGTGAGGGCACAAGCCGTATTTTGTCGAAGGTTTCAAATCTTGATCAACAGCCACTCGGTGGTCGAATACGAAACACTCGCCTTCGTATTGATCGTTTGGATACTCATTTAAATAATTTAAAATCCCGCCTTCAAGTTGGAATACGTTGTCGTAACCTTTGTCTTGAAGTTCCAAAATGCCTTTTTCGCAACGGATGCCGCCGGTGCAGAAGATTAACATCTTCTTGTCCTTAGGAATTCCTTGAGCCTCGATGTATTGGGGGAAGTCTGTGAATTTTTCGATATTTGGATTCAAAGCGCCCTTGAAGGTGCCGATTTTGTACTCGTACCAGTTGCGGGTGTCGATCATCACGTAATCAGATTCTTCCTTCATCACTTTGTTCCATTCAGTCGGAGTCAAATGATGGTTCACGCCTTCTGGCGGTTGCATTTCAGGAATACCTGTCGTCACGATCTCTTCGCGGATTTTAACTTTGAAGCGGCGGAAGGGAGCTTTGTCAGAATAAGAATCTTTATAGAACTGAGTCGGCTTGTGGAAATATTCGCGAACGAACTGCTTCCATGCTTCAAAAGATTCTGCGGTAACTGCTGACACCGTGGAGTTATAACCTTCAGTTCCTAAAATGATCAGACCTT
This genomic window contains:
- a CDS encoding SDR family oxidoreductase, producing the protein MKQVLITGASTGIGFDLTRTLCEKGYKVWAGVRKPESLDRLTEDFGGLLTVLKLDVTNAHDIEKAFKIVQSEMNKNQELILVNNAGIAFGGPIEGLSIEEWKKVFDVNLFGMVEMTSVFLPLIRQTKGRVINMGSISGRVAAPFMGPYSTSKFAVKAFTDSLRRETAPLGVHVSLIEAGPIRTEIWSKSIDAADEAAKKLAPEVREVYGAMLSALREGVIETAKDAVPVQNVTMAILHAIQSRIPRVNYLVGKNIKLQAGFMKFMSTKMVDRVIKKSLRFHKS
- a CDS encoding rhodanese domain-containing protein — translated: MTTENAPKHYVTTFYSFQKIANPEQVKLDLETKAEELNVKGLIILGTEGYNSTVSAVTAESFEAWKQFVREYFHKPTQFYKDSYSDKAPFRRFKVKIREEIVTTGIPEMQPPEGVNHHLTPTEWNKVMKEESDYVMIDTRNWYEYKIGTFKGALNPNIEKFTDFPQYIEAQGIPKDKKMLIFCTGGIRCEKGILELQDKGYDNVFQLEGGILNYLNEYPNDQYEGECFVFDHRVAVDQDLKPSTKYGLCPHCGQPSEIKIQCLRCDEPGMVCVNCFELEFKKDTCSRNCAHGLKLHPGKKARKQIVPFNIEKMKAEGISDIPTIRVSKTKVVQLNDKGEAQTVSTKE